A part of Neodiprion pinetum isolate iyNeoPine1 chromosome 4, iyNeoPine1.2, whole genome shotgun sequence genomic DNA contains:
- the LOC124218274 gene encoding uncharacterized protein isoform X2 — protein sequence MSTCVFCKTKQSKYSGRSFHKFPVKDVLRLQQWLKEMKRKDWKPNRNSTLCSAHFANDCFDRTGFLITLKKNSVPTIFDNPKSECSSCHRLREYGHGYSFFKFPLDEPDIMKQWIANINIGPWSPSSDSFLCYDHFEPSCFQKKSKNYITLRKGSIPTLFAPL from the exons ATGAGTACCTGcgttttttgcaaaacaaagCAATCAAAATATAGTGGGCGATCATTTCACAA ATTTCCCGTGAAAGATGTGTTGCGCCTTCAGCAGTGgttaaaagaaatgaagaggAAGGACTGGAAGCCAAACCGAAATAGCACATTGTGTTCAGCTCATTTTGCAAATGACTGCTTTGATAGGACAGGATTCCtaattacattgaaaaagaACAGTGTACCAACTATATTTGACAACCCAAAATCAGAGTGTTCATCTTGTCACCGATTAAGGGAATATGGACATGGCTATTCATTCTTCAA GTTCCCATTGGATGAACCTGATATTATGAAGCAGTGGATCGCAAATATAAACATTGGACCGTGGTCTCCATCAAGTGATAGCTTTCTGTGTTACGACCACTTTGAACCCTCTTGCTTtcagaagaaaagtaaaaattatataactttACGAAAAGGCAGTATCCCAACGTTATTTG CTCCACTTTGA
- the LOC124218273 gene encoding protein YIPF1 translates to MMNGDGDKSSDSQFISFQDYSPINRSAGGGQAQLDIDTPDNQGFVGIQNDSTGIGMIEDLQGMPNKNDQELQHNFWSIEYYQKFFNVDTDDVVQRIIRSIIPRGGENYLESHIRPKPDLYGPFWVCVTLIFAIAISGNMANYLQTANSQGFHWRYDFHIVSYAATAIFMYAWLLPLALWGALKWSTSKREDDNELIESNTAPGILELLCLYGYSLSIYIPVAFLWTIQIGWLQWTLVAIAAFMSGGVLLRSLSPVIAGKHKAIYAIAILGMHFLLAAGFKMYFFHNPRSTPSASQIIEVVTTVASVVKAVNNSSSPT, encoded by the exons ATGATGAACGGGGATGGCGACAAATCGTCGGATTCCCAATTTATATCTTTTCAAGATTACTCACCAATAAATCGTTCCGCTGGTGGTGGACAGGCTCAGCTGGATATTGATACACCCGACAATCAGGGCTTCGTCGGAATCCAGAATGACAGTACGGGAATCGGAATGATCGAGGACCTACAAGGAATGCCGAACAAAAATGACC AAGAACTGCAGCACAATTTCTGGAGCATCGAATACTACCAGAAATTCTTCAATGTCGACACTGACGACGTTGTGCAAAGGATAATCAGGTCCATAATACCGCGAGGGGGCGAGAATTATCTCGAATCCCACATCCGGCCAAAGCCTGATCTTTACGGCCCGTTCTGGGTCTGTGTCACATTGATATTTGCCATAGCGATTAGTGGGAATATGGCTAATTACCTTCAGACAGCAAATTCGCAGGGATTTCACTGGCGGTACGATTTCCATATAGTTTCTTATGCCGCTACCGCCATTTTTATGTACGCCTGGCTGTTACCCCTTGCACTTTGGGGCGCTCTGAAATGGTCTACCAGCAAGCGAGAAGATGACAACGAATTAATCGAG TCGAATACTGCTCCTGGGATCCTGGAACTCCTGTGCCTCTATGGATACTCCCTGAGCATTTACATACCCGTCGCCTTTCTATGGACTATACAGATTGGTTGGCTACAATGGACACTTGTCGCAATCGCTGCATTCATGTCTGGTGGAGTGTTGTTGCGCTCTTTGTCACCAGTTATAGCTG GTAAGCACAAAGCTATTTATGCCATAGCAATCCTAGGAATGCATTTCTTACTTGCTGCTGGTTTCAAGATGTACTTTTTCCACAATCCACGATCTACTCCTAGTGCCAGCCAAATTATCGAAGTTGTAACAACAGTTGCGTCAGTTGTTAAAGCAGTGAATAACAGTTCGTCACCAACTTAG
- the Lamtor1 gene encoding ragulator complex protein LAMTOR1 isoform X1 — MLPKPLQRRQWAAGMSDGDAANERTRLLVNPVSNTPNIPTAHSDDYVNPYANPVPKKTDEQSALNRILQETAANVIDVGALDSHNLEQHEYMDRSKAYAKRIEVIGVQIPDHPPCLLKDIPAPERVLAGEGLPQQDREMVTDMMNSAVTALSEIQVEHKEDLVVPFLS, encoded by the exons ATGTTGCCCAAGCCTTTGCAAAGAAGACAATGGGCCGCAGGTATGTCAGAT GGTGACGCAGCTAACGAGAGAACACGTTTGCTGGTAAATCCGGTCAGCAATACACCAAATATCCCAACAGCTCACAG TGACGATTATGTTAATCCATATGCGAACCCTGTCCCAAAGAAGACTGATGAACAAAGCGCACTGAACCGAATCTTGCAGGAAACTGCCGC CAATGTGATCGATGTCGGTGCTCTCGACTCGCACAATTTGGAACAGCACGAATACATGGATAGGTCAAAAGCATATGCGAAAAGAATAGAAGTTATCGGTGTTCAAATACCTGACCATCCGCCATGTCTATTAAAAGATATACCAGCGCCCGAAAGAGTATTGGCTGGGGAAGGGCTGCCCCAGCAGGATCGAGAAATG gtTACAGATATGATGAACAGTGCGGTAACCGCGTTGAGCGAGATACAGGTGGAACATAAAGAAGATTTAGTCGTACCCTTCCTGTCGTGA
- the Lamtor1 gene encoding ragulator complex protein LAMTOR1 isoform X2 — MGCCPSLCKEDNGPQGDAANERTRLLVNPVSNTPNIPTAHSDDYVNPYANPVPKKTDEQSALNRILQETAANVIDVGALDSHNLEQHEYMDRSKAYAKRIEVIGVQIPDHPPCLLKDIPAPERVLAGEGLPQQDREMVTDMMNSAVTALSEIQVEHKEDLVVPFLS; from the exons ATGGGATGTTGCCCAAGCCTTTGCAAAGAAGACAATGGGCCGCAG GGTGACGCAGCTAACGAGAGAACACGTTTGCTGGTAAATCCGGTCAGCAATACACCAAATATCCCAACAGCTCACAG TGACGATTATGTTAATCCATATGCGAACCCTGTCCCAAAGAAGACTGATGAACAAAGCGCACTGAACCGAATCTTGCAGGAAACTGCCGC CAATGTGATCGATGTCGGTGCTCTCGACTCGCACAATTTGGAACAGCACGAATACATGGATAGGTCAAAAGCATATGCGAAAAGAATAGAAGTTATCGGTGTTCAAATACCTGACCATCCGCCATGTCTATTAAAAGATATACCAGCGCCCGAAAGAGTATTGGCTGGGGAAGGGCTGCCCCAGCAGGATCGAGAAATG gtTACAGATATGATGAACAGTGCGGTAACCGCGTTGAGCGAGATACAGGTGGAACATAAAGAAGATTTAGTCGTACCCTTCCTGTCGTGA
- the LOC124218274 gene encoding uncharacterized protein isoform X1, giving the protein MSTCVFCKTKQSKYSGRSFHKFPVKDVLRLQQWLKEMKRKDWKPNRNSTLCSAHFANDCFDRTGFLITLKKNSVPTIFDNPKSECSSCHRLREYGHGYSFFKFPLDEPDIMKQWIANINIGPWSPSSDSFLCYDHFEPSCFQKKSKNYITLRKGSIPTLFGENLQQTEFQDESDRPTTVNLTKSHDHLHICT; this is encoded by the exons ATGAGTACCTGcgttttttgcaaaacaaagCAATCAAAATATAGTGGGCGATCATTTCACAA ATTTCCCGTGAAAGATGTGTTGCGCCTTCAGCAGTGgttaaaagaaatgaagaggAAGGACTGGAAGCCAAACCGAAATAGCACATTGTGTTCAGCTCATTTTGCAAATGACTGCTTTGATAGGACAGGATTCCtaattacattgaaaaagaACAGTGTACCAACTATATTTGACAACCCAAAATCAGAGTGTTCATCTTGTCACCGATTAAGGGAATATGGACATGGCTATTCATTCTTCAA GTTCCCATTGGATGAACCTGATATTATGAAGCAGTGGATCGCAAATATAAACATTGGACCGTGGTCTCCATCAAGTGATAGCTTTCTGTGTTACGACCACTTTGAACCCTCTTGCTTtcagaagaaaagtaaaaattatataactttACGAAAAGGCAGTATCCCAACGTTATTTG GTGAAAACTTGCAGCAGACCGAATTTCAGGATGAATCCGATCGGCCCACCACAGTGAATTTAACCAAATCACATGATCACCTACACATTTGTACCTGA